CTATCTCTGGCTATGATGAAAACCGACACACGTCTAAAAGCGTGGTTATTAAACAGATTGTCAATGGCGAAGTACAGTTCCATAAATTAATTGAGCCGTAAGCAACAAAGTGTATAAATCTTTGTTGGCTCATATAAAAATAAAACTCGATTGCTGTTGCACGATTTCTTAACATGAGTCTTTTTATTATTCAGCAGGAGGATAAACCGACATGGCCGAATCAAGTAGTGATAGGGCATATACGATGGGACGCAGCCAAGAGGAGACAGAGCGGTTGATTCAGCAGTCAGGGCTGTATGAAGATATAACCGGACGTCTTCTCAGGGATGCAGGTCTCTTTACCGGAATGAAGGTACTTGATATTGGTAGTGGTGCCGGGGATGTGGCGTTTGCCGCTGCGGAATTGGTTGGTAGTAAAGGGGAGGTCCTCGGTGTAGATATGAACCCGGAGATCCTTGAAACTGCCCGAACACGGGCGGAGGCAGCAGGTTTGGCAAACGTCCAGTTCGTGGCAGGGGATGCTCAAGCTTTGGACCTGCCGAACGACTTTGATGCCCTTATCGGACGCTTGGTCTTGATGTATCTCCCCAATCCCACGGAGACCTTAAAACAGCTCGCAACACACCTGTGTCCGGGGGGTATTGTCGCTTTTCAGGAGGTTGAGTTCTCGACCTACTCGTCAATTGCTCGTCCAGATACGCCAATGATGAACCAGTTGGCAGAGTGGGGAGTGGAGGTGTTTCGACGTTCGGGAGCGAATGTTGGAATGGGGCTTGATCTATACAGCACTTTTGTCGATGCTGGTTTGCCCGAACCGAGTCTACAGTATTCAGCACCGGTAGGCGGTCCGGAAACGTGGATAGGTTACCAATTCATAACAGCTGCTTTTCAAAGCATACTCCCGCTCTTGGAAAGATTCGAGATTGCGACTGCTGAAGAGGTCGATCTGGACACACTTGCCCAACGGCTTCGGGCGGAAGTTGTTGCATCAAAACGTCCACTCATCTTGCCGCCGCATATCACGGCTTGGGCGCAACTCCCAACGTAAAGTTACTTGTTAGTTTTGGTGTTCTAATTGATGGGCGATTGGGCTGCTTCATATACGATTTGCGATGAACATTTCCCCGACCGCCAACAGAAACACTCCGAGCATCAAATACCACCACATACCCTGATTTTTTTCGACCTCGCCGTGATACTTCGTAATCATTTCCGTTGTTACAGCCTGCGTGGCGACAGCTTTTTCACTGCCAGCCAACATGCTGGTCAATTCCTCTGAATCGCGGGCGGTGAGGTTGGATTCAATCGTGTCCGGATTGACAACGAAGTAACGCGGTTGTTTGCCGGAGATATGGGCAGAGTAGATTCCCGGATGCTCGGTGGCGTCGTAGATAATGCCGCCGCTCTCAGTAATTTCCGTCCGGGTCTCCTCACCCATTGGGTTAAAAGTGGCAATTTCCGTCCCCGGGGGTAGTTGATAACCGCCCAACTCCACCGTATCGCCAATGCGATAATCGGGTTTCTCAGCCGTCCGTTTGAGCGCGAGGTATTTAATCGCTTCGTACAGAAACGGGAGATAAACGCCGTGAATCGGCAGGTCTGTCCACTCCCGATCAATCGTCGAAGTGAAGCAGAGCACGCGCCCAGTTCCATAAACTTTCTCGAAGAGTGCCGGACTTCCATCGTCAAAACTTGCCAAGACCGCTGCACCCTTTAACGGCACCGCTTGGAGGTACCGGTAGAATCGCCCTTTCCCGAAATCGCCGTGATTCGGTTCCTTGAACGGCTGGAAGATGGGGTGATTGTAGTCGAGCATTGCGAGAACACTGAACCGATCGTGATTGAGTGCGTCGCCAACCGGCTGCACGAAGTTGCACGGCATCAATGGTTCTTCGCCCGCACCGAGTGTACTCCTATATGCCTCCAGGTTCATCCGATCTCCCGCAGTGATAATCAAACCACCACCAGCCCCGACAAACGTTCTCAAGGACTGTATCTCCAAGCCGGTCAATTTCTCTACGTTTGCCAAGATAATCACGTCATATTGTGAAATCTCCGAAGCGTTTGAGAGTTGACGGGATTGTGTCAAGTCGATTGGGACAATCTGAACCCCCGGCTGAAGCGCTGTCTCCAAGAAGAATGTCTCACTCTCATAATCGCGCCGCCCTGGTTCGCCGTTGACGCAATGCACCTTGATTGACTTCAGGCTTTGTAGACGGAAATACCGCTTATCGTCAATCTCTAGATGGTCGTCCGGCAACGCGGCGTAGCCGGTATGAATCTTTTCTGTTCTGAAATGAACTGAGAACAAAACGTCCATTACATCATTGGGTTCGATATCGAGTGTAGTCGTGCCGACATTGTTATCATCGATAAACAGTTGCACCGGTAAACCTTCAAACGCTTGTTCCCCAAAGTTTTGAACGCGAACAACCACTTGTGCTGGCTTCTGTTCATTCAGCACTACCTGCGGCACACTCACGCCGGTAATTGCGAGATTGACCGGTTCTTTCGCACTCACATCAATAAAAGCGATCTCAACATCAGGACTGAGTTTATCGGTATCAACGAAACTCTCCCACCCGATTCGCTGCAAATCGCTGACGAAGTAAATCTGCTTTGCCCCAATATTCGCCTCCCCAAGTATCTCATCCGCTGATTGAATTGCGTCGAGGTAATCCGTAGTGTGATTGGTCAACCGTGCGCCCGTTAGCACTGTTTGGATTTGTCGGTGTTCTCCATTGAGCGGTTTGACTACCTTTGCTTTGTTGTTGGTAAAGATGAGGGCGGAAGTGTCGCTGGGTTGAAGGTCGTCAGCAAGTTCAATTGCCGCCTTTTTCGCCTGATCGAAGGTATCGAGATAACCCATGCTATAGGAGGTGTCCAGAATGATGACAATATTTCGCACACCACCTGTCCCCCCGGTAGTAGCGGGCGTATCCGCGAAAAATGGGCGTGCGAACGCTAGTCCAAGCAACGCCAAGATCAGGATTCGCATCAACAATAAGAGCAGCTGTTTCAACCGGTGCCGCTGCACGTTCGCTTGGTGGGACATTTTGATGAACCGAATCGTGCTGAACACAAGCCGTCTCGCCCGCTCCCGGTTGAGGAGATGAATAATCAGGGGCAGCGATGCTGCCGCCGCGCCAACGGCGAGGAATAAAGGGGTTAG
Above is a window of Candidatus Poribacteria bacterium DNA encoding:
- a CDS encoding BatA domain-containing protein, which produces MLPSRIIIKNMFGLQFLTPLFLAVGAAAASLPLIIHLLNRERARRLVFSTIRFIKMSHQANVQRHRLKQLLLLLMRILILALLGLAFARPFFADTPATTGGTGGVRNIVIILDTSYSMGYLDTFDQAKKAAIELADDLQPSDTSALIFTNNKAKVVKPLNGEHRQIQTVLTGARLTNHTTDYLDAIQSADEILGEANIGAKQIYFVSDLQRIGWESFVDTDKLSPDVEIAFIDVSAKEPVNLAITGVSVPQVVLNEQKPAQVVVRVQNFGEQAFEGLPVQLFIDDNNVGTTTLDIEPNDVMDVLFSVHFRTEKIHTGYAALPDDHLEIDDKRYFRLQSLKSIKVHCVNGEPGRRDYESETFFLETALQPGVQIVPIDLTQSRQLSNASEISQYDVIILANVEKLTGLEIQSLRTFVGAGGGLIITAGDRMNLEAYRSTLGAGEEPLMPCNFVQPVGDALNHDRFSVLAMLDYNHPIFQPFKEPNHGDFGKGRFYRYLQAVPLKGAAVLASFDDGSPALFEKVYGTGRVLCFTSTIDREWTDLPIHGVYLPFLYEAIKYLALKRTAEKPDYRIGDTVELGGYQLPPGTEIATFNPMGEETRTEITESGGIIYDATEHPGIYSAHISGKQPRYFVVNPDTIESNLTARDSEELTSMLAGSEKAVATQAVTTEMITKYHGEVEKNQGMWWYLMLGVFLLAVGEMFIANRI
- a CDS encoding class I SAM-dependent methyltransferase, with amino-acid sequence MAESSSDRAYTMGRSQEETERLIQQSGLYEDITGRLLRDAGLFTGMKVLDIGSGAGDVAFAAAELVGSKGEVLGVDMNPEILETARTRAEAAGLANVQFVAGDAQALDLPNDFDALIGRLVLMYLPNPTETLKQLATHLCPGGIVAFQEVEFSTYSSIARPDTPMMNQLAEWGVEVFRRSGANVGMGLDLYSTFVDAGLPEPSLQYSAPVGGPETWIGYQFITAAFQSILPLLERFEIATAEEVDLDTLAQRLRAEVVASKRPLILPPHITAWAQLPT